The Haemophilus parainfluenzae genome window below encodes:
- the ccmD gene encoding heme exporter protein CcmD, with protein MFFQSWSDFINMGGYGFYVWLSYGISLVAMSILAIQSVKGRKAVLKEVLREQQREARLNQANKGNTL; from the coding sequence ATGTTTTTCCAAAGTTGGAGTGATTTTATCAATATGGGAGGCTACGGTTTTTATGTGTGGCTTTCCTACGGCATTAGCCTTGTGGCAATGAGCATTTTGGCGATACAAAGCGTCAAGGGGCGTAAAGCGGTGTTAAAAGAAGTGTTACGCGAGCAACAACGTGAAGCCCGTTTAAACCAAGCAAATAAAGGAAATACCCTATGA
- the ccmE gene encoding cytochrome c maturation protein CcmE encodes MNPRRKSRLSIIIFVILGISIATGLVLYALRQNIDLFYTPSEVLEGKDGNPDQKPEVGQRIRVGGMVVEGSVSRDPKSLKVRFDVNDIGPSITVEYEGILPDLFREGQGIVAQGVLKEPTLLEATEVLAKHDENYVPPELGEKMQKMHKPMGAELKGESEADRRYKETQQKSQEGR; translated from the coding sequence ATGAATCCAAGACGTAAATCAAGACTCTCTATCATTATATTTGTGATTTTAGGTATTTCGATTGCAACAGGTTTGGTGCTTTATGCGCTTCGCCAAAATATTGATTTGTTTTATACACCTTCGGAAGTCTTAGAAGGGAAAGATGGAAATCCTGATCAAAAACCTGAAGTGGGCCAACGTATTCGTGTTGGTGGCATGGTAGTCGAAGGTTCTGTTAGTCGAGATCCAAAAAGTCTCAAAGTTCGCTTTGATGTGAATGATATTGGTCCATCAATTACAGTAGAGTACGAAGGTATTCTGCCGGATCTTTTCCGTGAAGGGCAAGGTATCGTTGCGCAAGGTGTACTAAAAGAACCAACCTTATTAGAAGCAACAGAAGTGCTTGCTAAGCATGATGAAAACTATGTGCCGCCAGAATTAGGTGAGAAAATGCAGAAAATGCATAAACCAATGGGGGCAGAATTAAAAGGCGAGAGTGAAGCTGATCGTCGTTATAAAGAAACCCAGCAAAAATCGCAAGAAGGTCGCTAA
- a CDS encoding heme lyase CcmF/NrfE family subunit, translating into MIAELGNYALALSLAVSFFLAIFPLWGAEKGHSQLMSLARPMTYGLFFTLTIAFAALFYLFAVNDFSVQYVVNNSNSSLPIYYRLSAVWGSHEGSLLLWIWLLTLWGAAVALFSKHLPQEAVARVLGIMGIISIGFLLFVLFTSNPFTRTFPDFPVDGRELNPMLQDVGLIFHPPLLYMGYVGFSVAFAFAIASLMTGKLDSAWARWSRPWTMAAWVFLTLGIVLGSWWAYYELGWGGWWFWDPVENSSLMPWLAGTALIHSLSVTEKRGSFKAWTVLLAILAFSLCLLGTFLVRSGILVSVHAFASDPTRGLYILAYLVVVIGGSLTLYAYKGNQIRSRDNAERYSRETLLLLNNILLMTALCVVFLGTLLPLVHKQLGLGSISIGAPFFDQMFLIIMTPFALLLGIGPLVKWRRDQFSEIRTPVVVSVIVMAIAGFALPYFLHNKLTVSAVLGTMMSVIIVLLSLYEMKQRATHRESFFKGVTKLSRSHWGMILAHLGVAMTVWGIAFSQNFSVERDVRMAVGDTVQIANYDFKFAGVSDANGPNYMGGQAQIDISKEGKTEATLFAEKRFYTVSKMPMTEAAINWGFTRDLYVALGEKIDDNSWALRLYYKPFIRWIWIGGLFMALGGLLCMFDRRYRFSRLVKQS; encoded by the coding sequence ATGATTGCTGAATTAGGAAATTATGCGCTTGCTTTAAGCCTTGCCGTTTCATTCTTTTTAGCTATTTTCCCATTATGGGGGGCTGAAAAAGGTCATTCTCAACTTATGTCATTGGCTCGTCCAATGACTTATGGTTTATTTTTTACTTTAACCATTGCGTTTGCTGCATTGTTTTACCTCTTTGCTGTCAATGATTTTAGTGTGCAATATGTGGTGAATAATTCTAACAGTAGCTTACCGATTTATTATCGTTTATCTGCCGTTTGGGGTTCACATGAGGGCTCATTATTACTTTGGATTTGGTTATTAACACTTTGGGGCGCAGCCGTAGCCTTATTTAGCAAACACTTGCCACAAGAAGCCGTAGCTCGTGTGTTAGGTATTATGGGGATTATTAGTATCGGCTTTTTACTCTTCGTCTTATTTACCTCAAATCCATTTACACGTACATTCCCTGATTTCCCAGTAGATGGCAGAGAACTCAACCCGATGTTGCAAGATGTGGGCTTGATTTTCCATCCTCCATTGCTTTATATGGGATATGTTGGTTTTTCTGTGGCTTTTGCCTTTGCGATTGCCTCATTAATGACAGGGAAATTAGACTCCGCTTGGGCAAGATGGTCTCGCCCTTGGACGATGGCAGCTTGGGTCTTTTTAACACTCGGAATCGTGCTCGGTTCTTGGTGGGCCTATTATGAGCTAGGCTGGGGTGGCTGGTGGTTCTGGGATCCTGTAGAAAACTCCTCTTTAATGCCTTGGCTTGCAGGAACCGCATTAATCCACTCTTTATCGGTGACTGAAAAACGTGGCTCTTTTAAAGCTTGGACTGTGCTTTTAGCAATCCTTGCTTTCTCACTTTGCTTACTGGGTACGTTCTTAGTTCGTTCCGGTATCTTAGTATCAGTACATGCCTTTGCTTCAGATCCTACACGTGGTTTATATATTCTTGCTTATTTGGTTGTGGTAATTGGTGGTTCTTTAACCTTGTACGCTTACAAAGGCAACCAAATTCGTTCGCGTGATAATGCAGAACGCTATTCTCGCGAAACCTTATTGTTATTAAATAACATCCTATTAATGACCGCACTTTGTGTGGTGTTCTTAGGAACGTTATTGCCATTAGTTCACAAACAATTAGGTTTGGGCTCTATTTCGATCGGAGCGCCGTTCTTTGATCAAATGTTCCTGATTATTATGACCCCATTTGCCTTATTACTAGGTATTGGGCCATTGGTTAAATGGCGTCGTGATCAGTTCTCTGAAATTCGTACACCGGTTGTAGTGAGTGTGATTGTGATGGCGATTGCAGGCTTTGCCTTACCATATTTCCTACACAATAAACTCACTGTTAGTGCGGTGCTTGGTACTATGATGTCTGTCATTATTGTATTACTGAGCCTCTACGAAATGAAACAACGTGCAACACACCGTGAATCTTTCTTTAAAGGTGTTACCAAGCTTTCCCGTTCCCATTGGGGGATGATTTTGGCTCACCTTGGTGTAGCCATGACAGTTTGGGGAATAGCCTTTAGCCAAAACTTCAGTGTGGAACGTGATGTGCGAATGGCTGTTGGTGATACAGTGCAGATTGCTAATTATGACTTTAAATTTGCTGGCGTGAGTGATGCAAATGGGCCTAACTATATGGGCGGTCAAGCACAAATTGATATTTCAAAAGAGGGTAAAACGGAAGCAACATTATTTGCCGAAAAACGTTTTTATACCGTCAGTAAAATGCCAATGACGGAAGCGGCAATTAATTGGGGCTTTACTCGCGATCTGTATGTTGCTTTGGGCGAAAAGATAGATGATAACTCATGGGCGCTACGCCTTTACTATAAACCTTTTATCCGTTGGATTTGGATTGGCGGATTGTTTATGGCATTAGGTGGATTGCTCTGTATGTTTGACCGTCGTTATCGTTTTAGTCGATTAGTTAAACAGTCTTAA
- a CDS encoding DsbE family thiol:disulfide interchange protein, which yields MNKKLLIPLIVFLAVAAAFLVQLGRNAQGDDPKALESALVGKPVPQKTLTDLLENKTYGNEIFQQGKPILLNVWATWCPTCYAEHQYLNQLAKQGVTIIGIDYKDESPKAVKWLKDLGNPYSLVLKDEKGSFALDLGVYGAPETFIVDGKGVIHYRLAGDVNERVWNETLKPIYDKLAEKP from the coding sequence ATGAATAAAAAACTACTTATCCCACTTATTGTTTTTCTTGCGGTAGCTGCAGCTTTTTTAGTTCAGTTAGGACGCAATGCGCAAGGTGATGATCCCAAAGCGTTAGAATCAGCTCTCGTGGGTAAACCAGTGCCACAGAAAACATTAACGGATTTATTGGAAAATAAAACCTACGGTAATGAAATTTTCCAACAAGGTAAACCGATTCTCTTAAATGTGTGGGCAACTTGGTGTCCAACTTGTTATGCTGAGCATCAATACTTGAATCAATTGGCTAAACAAGGCGTAACAATCATTGGTATCGACTATAAAGATGAATCACCAAAAGCTGTAAAATGGCTAAAAGATTTAGGCAATCCTTATAGTCTTGTGCTTAAAGATGAAAAAGGTTCTTTTGCATTAGATTTGGGGGTTTATGGTGCACCGGAAACATTTATCGTTGATGGTAAAGGCGTGATTCATTATCGCTTAGCCGGTGATGTGAATGAACGCGTTTGGAATGAAACTTTAAAACCGATTTATGACAAACTCGCGGAGAAACCATAA
- a CDS encoding cytochrome c-type biogenesis protein CcmH yields MKKSWLFLTALCVSISVTASIDALNFASPEQEKDYHQLTQELRCPQCQNNNIADSNATIAVDMRGKVFELLQEGKKRSEVVDYMIQRYGNFVTYDPPMTTSTIVLWIAPILLVLIGILFVFKRKSKKTSTVNSDAILDDEENARLSVLLKEKDK; encoded by the coding sequence ATGAAAAAATCATGGCTTTTTTTAACCGCACTTTGTGTGAGTATCTCAGTGACTGCCTCTATTGATGCACTAAATTTTGCCTCGCCAGAGCAGGAAAAGGATTATCATCAATTAACGCAAGAGCTTCGTTGCCCTCAATGTCAAAATAACAATATAGCCGATTCGAATGCAACTATTGCTGTAGATATGCGTGGCAAAGTATTTGAATTGTTGCAAGAAGGCAAGAAACGAAGTGAAGTCGTCGATTATATGATTCAACGTTATGGCAATTTTGTGACCTATGATCCACCAATGACGACGTCAACAATCGTATTATGGATTGCCCCAATTTTGTTAGTGTTGATTGGCATTTTATTTGTATTTAAACGTAAATCAAAAAAAACAAGTACGGTTAATTCTGACGCGATTTTAGATGATGAAGAGAATGCGCGTTTATCGGTTTTACTCAAAGAAAAGGATAAATAA
- the ccmI gene encoding c-type cytochrome biogenesis protein CcmI produces the protein MNFALSIIALTLVVALICFYPLLRSVKAKEDKKRDELNKALYFSRLKEIEQDNQQGLVENVEQLKQELQKTLLEDIPQQETQAIDKNAKNYGKLWFVSGLLGLAIIASGAYFPLGSWKAEDMMEKTLAKLPYFFERIKEEDTNPMTDAEMRQFSTALRLDLQKTPKDAKKWWLLGQVGMNLGNGKLAFDSYQQANKLEPDNLDYKLSYARMLMSSEDQTDKLKGNQLLREIIRQDHSNPEALSLLAFSYFEGEDYKMAAVTWAMMLRLLEPDDPRVPMLEKSIRAARDALALQEEEKAKSVTPEK, from the coding sequence ATGAATTTTGCATTAAGTATTATTGCGCTCACTTTAGTCGTAGCATTGATTTGTTTTTATCCATTGTTGCGTTCTGTTAAAGCGAAAGAAGATAAAAAACGTGATGAGTTAAATAAAGCATTGTATTTTTCTCGCTTAAAAGAGATTGAGCAAGATAATCAGCAAGGTTTAGTTGAGAATGTTGAACAACTCAAACAAGAGCTACAGAAAACATTATTGGAAGATATTCCTCAACAAGAAACACAAGCCATCGATAAAAATGCCAAAAATTACGGTAAGTTGTGGTTTGTTTCTGGTTTATTAGGTTTGGCCATTATTGCATCGGGAGCTTATTTCCCTCTGGGATCTTGGAAAGCCGAGGATATGATGGAAAAAACATTGGCAAAATTACCTTACTTCTTTGAACGAATCAAAGAAGAAGACACAAACCCAATGACGGATGCAGAAATGCGGCAATTTTCGACCGCTCTTCGTTTGGATTTACAAAAAACTCCAAAGGATGCTAAAAAATGGTGGTTGTTAGGTCAGGTAGGAATGAATTTAGGTAATGGAAAATTAGCCTTTGATAGCTACCAACAAGCGAATAAACTTGAGCCGGATAATTTAGATTATAAGCTTTCTTATGCACGTATGTTAATGTCTTCTGAAGATCAAACGGATAAACTGAAAGGTAATCAGCTTTTACGTGAGATTATTCGTCAAGACCATTCTAATCCTGAAGCCTTAAGTTTACTGGCTTTCAGCTATTTTGAAGGTGAGGATTATAAAATGGCAGCAGTAACCTGGGCAATGATGTTACGTTTATTGGAGCCGGATGATCCTCGGGTGCCAATGCTTGAGAAGAGCATTCGTGCTGCACGTGATGCCCTTGCTTTACAGGAAGAAGAAAAAGCAAAAAGTGTCACACCGGAGAAATAA
- a CDS encoding VOC family protein: MKSQLLGFHHIAIIASNYARSKHFYIDILGTKKLNETYRAERDSYKLDLSFPDGSQIELFSFPNPPQRVTNPEACGLRHLAFKVENIDEYVAYLLENSINCEPIRVDELTGMKYTFFRDPDYLPIELYENNY; encoded by the coding sequence ATGAAATCTCAATTATTAGGTTTTCACCATATTGCAATTATTGCTTCGAACTATGCACGTTCGAAGCATTTTTATATAGATATTTTAGGGACTAAAAAGCTAAATGAAACTTATCGGGCAGAACGAGATAGTTATAAATTAGATTTAAGTTTTCCTGATGGGAGTCAAATAGAGCTATTTTCTTTCCCAAATCCGCCTCAAAGAGTAACCAACCCCGAAGCTTGTGGTTTGCGACATTTAGCATTTAAAGTCGAAAATATTGATGAATATGTCGCTTATCTTTTGGAAAATAGTATTAATTGTGAACCAATTAGAGTTGATGAATTAACAGGAATGAAGTACACTTTCTTCAGAGACCCAGATTATTTACCTATTGAATTATACGAAAATAATTATTAA
- the hda gene encoding DnaA regulatory inactivator Hda, which produces MNQQLSLPIHQIDDETLENFYSDNNALLLNSLRQNMTDLQQQFFYLWGNQSVGKTHLLRALCNEYIQQQRSAIYVPLSKSQYFSTAVFENLEQQELICLDDLQAVIGNSEWEIALFDLFNRIKANGKTLLVVSAVQSPTALPVKLPDLASRLKWGESYQLIPLSDEQILAVLKQNAHQRGIMLSDETANFIFTRLDRDMATLKEALVQLDKASLQAKRNLTIPFVKSILGL; this is translated from the coding sequence GTGAATCAGCAACTTTCTTTACCTATTCATCAAATTGATGATGAAACGCTTGAGAATTTTTATAGCGATAATAATGCATTATTGCTCAATTCTTTGCGTCAAAATATGACTGATTTACAGCAACAATTTTTCTACCTTTGGGGAAACCAAAGCGTCGGAAAAACTCATCTTCTACGCGCACTCTGTAATGAATATATTCAGCAACAACGTAGTGCGATTTATGTTCCATTGAGCAAATCACAATATTTCTCCACGGCTGTTTTTGAAAATTTAGAACAGCAAGAATTGATTTGCCTGGATGATTTGCAAGCGGTTATTGGAAATTCAGAATGGGAAATAGCCTTATTTGATCTCTTTAATCGTATTAAAGCTAATGGTAAAACCTTATTGGTTGTCAGTGCAGTTCAATCTCCAACTGCTCTCCCCGTTAAATTACCAGATCTTGCTTCTCGCTTAAAATGGGGAGAAAGTTATCAATTGATTCCACTCAGCGATGAACAAATACTCGCTGTATTGAAACAAAATGCCCATCAGCGAGGCATTATGCTTTCAGATGAGACTGCCAATTTTATATTTACTCGTTTAGATCGAGATATGGCGACATTAAAAGAGGCGTTAGTTCAACTCGATAAAGCCTCATTGCAAGCTAAACGAAATCTGACCATTCCTTTTGTGAAATCTATTTTAGGCTTATAA
- the upp gene encoding uracil phosphoribosyltransferase: MKLVEVKHPLVKHKLGVMREADIDTKKFRELATEVGSLLTYEATADLETEKVIIEGWNGPVEIERIKGKKVTVVPILRAGLGMMDGVLEHVPSARISVVGIYRNEETLEPVPYFQKLASDLEERLAIVVDPMLATGGSMISTIDLLKAKGCQHIKVLVLVAAPEGIKALEKAHPDIELYCASIDDHLNEQGYIIPGLGDAGDKIFGTK; this comes from the coding sequence ATGAAACTCGTTGAAGTTAAACATCCGCTTGTTAAACATAAATTAGGCGTGATGCGCGAAGCTGATATTGATACCAAAAAATTCCGTGAGCTTGCAACTGAAGTGGGTAGCTTACTTACCTATGAAGCCACTGCCGATCTTGAAACAGAAAAAGTGATTATCGAAGGTTGGAATGGCCCAGTTGAAATCGAACGTATCAAAGGTAAAAAAGTTACTGTTGTACCAATTTTACGTGCTGGTCTAGGCATGATGGATGGTGTATTAGAACATGTTCCAAGTGCTCGTATCAGTGTGGTTGGGATTTATCGTAATGAAGAAACCCTTGAACCCGTTCCTTATTTCCAAAAACTCGCGAGCGATTTAGAAGAACGTTTAGCTATCGTTGTGGATCCAATGCTCGCAACCGGTGGTTCAATGATCTCCACAATTGATTTATTAAAAGCAAAAGGTTGCCAACACATCAAAGTATTAGTATTAGTCGCGGCGCCTGAAGGGATCAAAGCATTAGAAAAAGCACATCCAGATATCGAACTTTATTGCGCATCGATTGATGATCACTTAAATGAACAAGGCTACATCATCCCTGGCTTGGGTGATGCTGGCGATAAGATTTTTGGGACGAAATAA
- the ffh gene encoding signal recognition particle protein yields the protein MFENLSDRLSKTLRNISGKGRLTEDNIKETLREVRMALLEADVALPVVREFITKVKESSLGEEVNKSLTPGQEFLKIVQRELEKAMGEANESLNLATQPPAVILMAGLQGAGKTTSVGKLAKFLRERHKKKVLVVSADVYRPAAIKQLETLAQSVGVDFFPSDVKQKPVEIAKAALADAKLKFYDVLIVDTAGRLHVDSEMMDEIKQVHATLNPIETLFTVDAMTGQDAANTAKAFNEALPLTGVILTKVDGDARGGAALSIRQITGKPIKFLGVGEKTEALEPFHPDRVASRILGMGDVLSLIEDLERSVDREKAEKMAQKFKKGDDFTLDDFREQLREMKKMGGMMSMLEKLPGAKNLPDHVKNQVDDKMFIKMEAIINSMTLKERANPDIIKGSRRRRIALGSGTQVQDVNKLLKQFDEMQRMMKKMRKGGMAKMMRGMQGLMGGGGLGGLGGLGGMFKR from the coding sequence ATGTTTGAGAATTTATCGGATCGCCTTTCCAAAACGCTACGCAACATTAGCGGTAAAGGGCGTTTAACTGAAGATAATATTAAAGAAACGCTACGCGAAGTACGCATGGCGTTATTAGAAGCTGATGTTGCTTTACCTGTCGTACGTGAATTTATCACCAAAGTAAAAGAAAGCTCGTTAGGCGAAGAAGTCAATAAAAGCTTAACACCTGGCCAAGAGTTCTTAAAAATCGTTCAACGTGAGCTCGAAAAAGCCATGGGTGAAGCCAATGAGAGCTTAAACTTGGCGACACAGCCACCCGCAGTTATTTTAATGGCAGGTTTACAAGGTGCGGGGAAAACCACCAGCGTGGGTAAATTAGCAAAATTCTTACGTGAACGTCATAAAAAGAAAGTGCTTGTAGTCTCTGCCGACGTATATCGTCCTGCGGCGATCAAACAGCTTGAAACATTAGCACAATCTGTTGGCGTGGACTTTTTCCCATCAGATGTCAAACAAAAACCGGTAGAGATTGCCAAAGCGGCACTTGCTGACGCTAAACTCAAATTCTACGATGTGTTAATTGTCGATACGGCAGGTCGCTTACACGTTGATAGTGAGATGATGGATGAAATCAAGCAAGTTCATGCGACATTAAATCCAATTGAGACTCTCTTCACCGTTGATGCAATGACCGGTCAAGACGCAGCAAATACAGCAAAAGCCTTCAATGAAGCCTTGCCGCTTACTGGGGTTATCTTAACCAAAGTGGACGGTGATGCACGTGGCGGTGCGGCTTTATCTATTCGTCAAATCACTGGCAAACCGATTAAATTCCTTGGCGTGGGCGAAAAAACAGAAGCCCTTGAGCCATTCCACCCTGATCGCGTAGCGTCGCGTATTTTAGGCATGGGCGATGTACTTTCTCTTATCGAAGATCTAGAACGTTCAGTGGATCGTGAAAAAGCGGAAAAAATGGCACAGAAATTCAAGAAAGGTGATGATTTCACCTTAGACGATTTCCGTGAACAGCTCCGTGAAATGAAAAAAATGGGCGGTATGATGTCGATGCTTGAAAAATTACCGGGTGCGAAAAACTTACCGGATCATGTCAAAAATCAAGTAGATGACAAAATGTTTATCAAAATGGAAGCCATCATTAATTCCATGACCTTAAAAGAACGCGCCAATCCAGATATTATTAAAGGATCTCGCCGTCGTCGTATTGCATTAGGTTCCGGAACACAAGTGCAAGATGTGAATAAGTTGCTGAAACAATTTGATGAAATGCAACGTATGATGAAAAAAATGCGCAAAGGCGGAATGGCGAAAATGATGCGCGGCATGCAAGGCTTAATGGGCGGAGGCGGCTTAGGTGGCCTTGGCGGTTTAGGCGGCATGTTTAAACGTTAA
- a CDS encoding inner membrane protein YpjD yields MWFALFSIIFYILSLLLIVPFLMNSSEGKLSQSKIPFFLTALAAIILHAVSTFPLLEDLASGQSFTLMEIASLMSVIIAALATLSMFLVSTMWFVLPIVYAFSIISLIFATFLSSHIIQMLNQNTLMLFHIGLSLFTYAVCFIATLYVIQLVWLDRNLKKRKIQFSPAIPPLMTVERHFFCLFAMGEVLLTLTLISGTYHVLQAVTLENLHKAIFSFLAWISFGIACFGHWRLGWRGKRMIIYAISGIILLTIGYFGSRLI; encoded by the coding sequence ATGTGGTTTGCCCTTTTTTCGATTATTTTTTACATTCTTAGTCTGTTATTGATCGTCCCGTTTTTGATGAACTCATCAGAAGGGAAGTTGAGTCAAAGCAAAATTCCATTTTTTCTGACCGCACTTGCCGCAATTATTCTGCATGCTGTTAGCACTTTCCCTTTGTTAGAGGATCTTGCTTCAGGACAAAGTTTTACGCTAATGGAAATCGCTTCCTTAATGAGTGTAATTATTGCCGCATTGGCGACGCTTTCAATGTTTCTCGTTTCCACAATGTGGTTTGTTTTACCGATTGTGTATGCGTTTTCAATCATTAGCTTGATCTTTGCGACGTTCTTATCAAGTCACATTATTCAAATGTTGAATCAGAACACATTGATGTTGTTCCATATTGGCTTGTCGCTGTTTACCTACGCTGTGTGTTTTATTGCAACGCTTTATGTGATTCAGTTAGTCTGGTTAGATCGCAATTTGAAAAAGCGTAAAATTCAATTTTCGCCAGCAATTCCACCATTGATGACAGTAGAACGTCATTTCTTCTGTTTATTTGCGATGGGAGAAGTTTTACTCACGCTGACTTTAATTTCGGGTACTTATCATGTGTTGCAAGCCGTGACCCTAGAAAATCTGCACAAAGCGATTTTTTCTTTCCTTGCTTGGATTAGTTTTGGTATTGCTTGTTTTGGTCACTGGCGATTAGGCTGGCGTGGAAAAAGGATGATTATTTACGCAATTTCGGGTATCATTCTGCTCACGATTGGCTATTTTGGTAGCCGTTTGATTTAG
- a CDS encoding HlyC/CorC family transporter, whose protein sequence is MDSIPLSTLFITLIICLVLSAYFSGSETGLLSLNKYRLRFMAEQGNKGAQKAEKLLEKPDTLLSFILIFNNLVNISASAIATMIGMRLYGDAGVAIATGLLTFVMLVFSEIFPKTVAAMHPEKVGLFSSHILLLLLKVFYPLVWLMNLFTKTLMRMVGLKPDMQKQVISREELRSIVSEAGEATPDEQHPQMLLSILDMETVTVDDIMVPRNEIAGIDIDDDWKAIMRQLNHAPHNRIVLYKGSLDEQVLGILRVREAFRLLLEKNEFTKETLLRAVDEVYFIPEGTPLKTQLANFRTKKERIGLVVDEYGDIKGLVTLEDILEEIVGDFTTSTAPTIEQEVVQQSDGSMIIEGSANLRDLNKMFGWELDTEDARTFNGLILEHLEDIPDEGTVCEIDGLQITILEVSDNMIKQAKVEKLAS, encoded by the coding sequence TTGGACAGTATCCCCCTTAGTACTTTATTTATTACACTCATTATTTGTTTAGTTTTATCAGCCTATTTTTCCGGCTCAGAAACTGGCTTACTCTCTCTCAATAAATATCGTCTTCGTTTTATGGCGGAACAAGGCAATAAAGGCGCGCAAAAAGCAGAAAAACTGCTCGAAAAGCCAGATACCTTGTTAAGTTTTATTCTGATCTTTAATAACCTTGTTAACATCAGCGCTTCAGCTATTGCAACCATGATTGGTATGCGTTTATATGGAGATGCGGGTGTGGCCATTGCAACAGGTTTGTTAACCTTTGTGATGCTTGTTTTTTCTGAAATTTTCCCTAAAACTGTCGCGGCAATGCACCCTGAAAAGGTGGGATTATTTTCAAGCCATATTTTGCTCTTGCTATTAAAAGTATTTTATCCATTAGTTTGGTTAATGAATCTTTTCACGAAGACATTAATGCGAATGGTGGGTTTAAAACCCGATATGCAAAAACAAGTGATTAGTCGTGAAGAACTTCGTAGTATTGTATCGGAAGCGGGAGAAGCCACGCCGGATGAACAACATCCACAAATGTTGCTTTCTATTTTAGATATGGAAACGGTGACAGTCGACGATATCATGGTGCCACGCAACGAAATTGCAGGAATTGATATTGATGACGATTGGAAAGCCATTATGCGCCAGCTTAATCATGCACCACATAATCGAATTGTGCTGTATAAAGGCAGCCTTGATGAGCAAGTTTTAGGTATTTTGCGTGTGCGTGAAGCGTTTCGTTTGTTATTAGAAAAAAATGAATTTACCAAAGAAACCTTATTACGTGCCGTCGATGAAGTGTACTTCATTCCAGAAGGGACACCACTAAAAACACAATTAGCGAATTTCCGTACGAAAAAAGAACGTATCGGTTTAGTGGTAGACGAATATGGTGACATTAAAGGATTAGTCACTCTTGAAGATATTTTAGAAGAAATTGTGGGTGATTTTACCACCTCTACAGCACCGACTATTGAACAAGAAGTGGTGCAGCAATCTGATGGTTCAATGATTATTGAGGGTTCGGCAAATCTTCGTGATTTGAATAAAATGTTTGGTTGGGAATTAGATACAGAAGATGCTCGCACCTTTAATGGTTTGATTCTTGAGCATCTTGAAGATATTCCTGATGAAGGAACAGTTTGCGAAATTGATGGCTTGCAAATTACGATTTTGGAAGTCAGCGATAATATGATTAAACAAGCAAAAGTGGAGAAGTTGGCGTCATAA